The genomic region ATAATTCGGGCCGTTTTCTAGAAACATACCGATTTTTGGAAATGCCATTGTAGGGGTATAGTGAGCGGTTACCGCAATGGGTTCTGGGCATCCTGTCGTGGCATTGAGTCCCGATGGTATATCTATGGAGATAGTAGTTTTGTTCAGGGAATTAATAAAATTAATGGTTTCCTTAAATACCCCAGTAACTTTACCGTTAAATCCTGTGCCTAAAAGAGCGTCTATAATAATGGGAAAGCCATTGAGTGAATCTTTGTGTAGATGAATGTCTTTTCCTGTTTTTAGTGTAATAATTTCTATGTTGTGTGTGTGTGTGCAGATCTTATCAAAGAAATATTTTGCTGTTGGAGATAGTGTCGATGGGGCAGAGGTCATAAAAAGCTTTATAGTATATTCTTTTTTGCGGAGCAAATTTATAAGACAAAATGCGTCACCGGCATTATTGCCTTTACCTGCAAAGACTACAATGTTTTTGGTGAGATTATTCACTGCTATTACTTCTTCTACAAGTTTACGGATCCCGCAACCAGCATTGTGCATGAGATTCTTGGCCGCAATAGCGTAGTATTTTTGTGCTTCTGCATCAAATTTTTGCATTTGGCGAGGTGTGATGATTTTCATGTGACCATAATTTGGTAATAGTTTAGGGGTTAGATTAAAAGGCGTTTCATGTCTTTTACCGCTTGTGATAATCCATCAAAAACTGCACGAGAAATAATGCTATGACCTATATTAAACTCTTCAAAATCCGGTATACTGGCAAGCATCTGGACATTATGATAATGTAATCCGTGCCCCGCATTTATCCTTAACCCATTGTCGTTCGCTATGTCTATGCCGCATATAATATTTTCAATTTCTTTTGCTATGTCTTCTTCCTGACGTGCACGTGCATATGCTCCGGTGTGAATCTCTATGTACTGGGCTCCAGTTTTTGCTGAAGCAATGATTTGTTTTGGATCGGGATCAATAAAGAGGCTCACTACAATGTTTTTTGACTGTAGCTTTTTTACTGCATTTGTGATGGTAGATAAGTTTGAATCAACATTAAGACCACCTTCTGTAGTAACTTCCTGCCTTTTTTCAGGCACTAATGTGCATTGGTCCGGCTTTGTTTTCATAGCTAGCTTAATAATAGAGTCGACAGCAGCCATTTCAAGGTTTAATTTTGTGTTTACTGTTTCTTTTAGTATTGCTAGGTCTCGGTCCTGAATATGGCGTCTATCTTCACGAAGATGCACCGTTATCCCATCAGCTCCAGCCCGTTCACAAATTCCCGCGGCTGCTATTGGATCAGGTTCGTATGTTTTTCGTGCTTCACGTATTGTTGCAATATGGTCTATATTGATGCCGAGTTTAATCATAGGGTTATCCAAGATTCGTTTTTATTAATACGGCTAATCGCTCGGCCATAGTGTTGATTGATTCAATATCTTCTCCTTCAAGCATTATTCTGGCAATGTTTTGTGTTCCAGAATAACGTAAGAGAAGTCTTCCTTTGTTTCCCAGTTCTTTCGTTGTGGTCTCCATCTCTTTTTTGATATCAGGGACAGATTCGAATGGTTTTTTTGATTTTACTTTTATATTCATAAGTATCTGGGGAAGTTTTTGCATGCATGAGCATAACGCTGAAAGAGTCATTTTTTTCGTTTTCATTATACGGAGCACTTGTAGTGCAGTTATCATTCCATCACCAGTTGTTGTGTAATCTTTGAAAATAATATGGCCTGACTGTTCTCCGCCAAGATTGAGGTTTCTCTTTTCCATTTCCGCAATAACATACCTGTCTCCTACATTTGCCTTGTAGAGTTTTATTCCTGCTTTTTCCATGGCGATATCAAGGCCCATATTATTCATGACTGTTGTTACAAATGCGTTGTCCTGTAAGGCTTTATTCCTTTTCATATCAAGAGCGCATATAGCGAGGATTAAATCACCGTCGACTTCATTGCCATTCTCGTCAGCAAATATGACTCTGTCGGCATCTCCGTCAAGCGATATGCCCACATCAACCTTATGTCCTATAACAGCTTTTCTTATGACGTCGGTATGTATTGCTCCGCAATCGAGATTGATATTTGTCCCGTTAGGGGCATCGTTTAATATCTTTACATCTGCACCGAGCTCGGTAAGCACTTTTGGGGCAATTTTGTATCCTGCACCATTTGCGCAATCAAGCACTACGCTTATTCCGTCTAACGTGAGGCCTTTTGGAAACGAGTTTTTTATGAACTCTACATAGCGTCCAATGGCGTCTTTATCGCGATATGCTTTACCGATATCTGTTGCTGTTGGGCGAATTGAATCTATCTCACCGGTTGCTATAAGCTCTTCTATTTTTCGCTCAATGGATTCCGGTAGTTTGTAGCCATCGCTCGAGAATAATTTTATACCGTTATCTTCATAAGGGTTATGTGATGCAGAAATAACTATTCCCGCGTCAGCACGGAGGCTGCGAGTAATGAACGCGATACCCGGAGTAGGGAGTGGCCCGACCTGAACAACATCTACCCCCATTGAACAAATACCTGAAACGAGAGCGCTTTCGATCATGTAGCCAGAGACACGCGTATCTTTTCCAATGATTATGCGATGTCTTCTCGTGTTGTCTTTCTTGAATATATATGCGGCTGCCCGTCCGATTTTCAGTACGGTTTCGGCTGTCATTGGTTCGGTGTTTGCTATGCCTCGAACACCGTCTGTGCCAAATAGTTTTTTCATAATACCTCTTCTATGGTTTTTACGGGGATAGGTTCACCTTTTATGGATACTTTTACGTTTACCGGCTTTAGTTTAAGGAGTGTTATTCCTTTAGGCATACGTGTCTGTATAGGGAGCTCATAGTCTCCTTCTTTAACGTTTTCGATGTCTATGTAGCATACTATATCTTTTGCTTCAATTTTTGGAACAAGTGCATCTGAACCCGTAATTGTAATTTCAGCTCTGTCAGGGACTAATTTAACAAAATAACGATCCGTGGGAGATTGCATAATACGTATCGATACATTTTTGAATTCTTTTTGTTTGGATAATTCTTTAATATAGATTGAAACATCAACAAATCCGTTGTAGGTAAACTCTCCAAGAATAGGCTCTGTTTTTGTTTTTTGTGAGAATGAATTGTTTCTTCCTGTAAGATCAATAGGGGAGGTGTTTATTTTTGACATTGCTTTTAGTATTGACTGTGGTCCCCGTATTTTTACAATCGTAGGATTCGCAATAACTTCTTCTATCGCAAAACCTGATGACGGTTGGTTTTCAACTACCGGTTCAACTATGAGCTCTTTATTAATTAACTTATCTATGCGTACAGTTATTTCTGATGGTTGAATTTTTGTAAGCCGTGTATTTTGCGGGATGTTGATGTTTTGAGGAAGCAGAGTAAAAGTACTATTCCCCGGCGTTGTGATATTTGAAAGATCTTTTTTTGCGACAATCTCGCTAAAATCAATATCGTTAATGGTCTCACGTGGCCCAATGAGTGTTATTGTAACGATATCTGCGCTACTGTTTGTGATAACAAAATCATTATATAATGATATGGATATGGGGATATCTTTAACTACTTCAATATTCTCTTCTCCTGCAACGTAAAACCAAATGAGAAGCGATAAAAGAAAAGCAGCAAATTTTGTCCAAAAGTTATTCAAGAGTAATTTCTTTAGTATGTGTGACATAGATTATCCTTTTTTCTTTCCGGTAATCAATAATTCTTTGAGCTTTCTCTTTAGAAATGATTCGTCTATGTTTCGTGTAAGTTTATCCTCAAAAGCCATTGATATGATACCTGTTTCTTCAGAAATCGTCAGGACAAGGGCATCTGTTTCTTCGGTAAGACCTATTGCCGCTCTATGTCTGGTGCCAAGGCCTCTGGTTATATCAGTTTTTTCTGAGAGAGGGAGTAAACACGATGCTGCCGCAATACGGTTTTTCTGGATTATTACTGCTCCGTCATGTAATGGAGTAGTCGGCATAAATATAGTATTGAGTAGATCTGTAGTGATCTCAGCGTCTACAGATACGCCGGTATCAATATAATTTCTTAGGCCTGTCGAACGTTCAATTGCGATAATTGCCCCGATCTTTTTTTGTGAAAGAGAGGTTATGGTTGATGCAAGTTTATCGATAACTTCTTCCTCAATAATGTAGGGAGCAAAAAAAGGACGTTTTCCTAATTGTGCCAATATCTTTCGTAATTCCGGTTGGAAAATGATAAGGCATGCAAGGATGAAAAAAGTAAATACTTTTGTGAGCAGCCAACTTATAGTGGTGAGGCCTAGTTTCTGCGCAATAAAAAATATAAAAACAAGTATAATAATGCCTTTTAAGAGCTGTATTGCTCTGGTTTGACGCAGGAGGAGAAATATGAAATAGAAGACGACAGTCATTACTGAGATCTCTATTATTGGTTTGTAATAAAATGAAATAAAGTTCAGCATAATTTTCGCCTTACATGCTAACAACT from Candidatus Ancaeobacter aquaticus harbors:
- the glmM gene encoding phosphoglucosamine mutase produces the protein MKKLFGTDGVRGIANTEPMTAETVLKIGRAAAYIFKKDNTRRHRIIIGKDTRVSGYMIESALVSGICSMGVDVVQVGPLPTPGIAFITRSLRADAGIVISASHNPYEDNGIKLFSSDGYKLPESIERKIEELIATGEIDSIRPTATDIGKAYRDKDAIGRYVEFIKNSFPKGLTLDGISVVLDCANGAGYKIAPKVLTELGADVKILNDAPNGTNINLDCGAIHTDVIRKAVIGHKVDVGISLDGDADRVIFADENGNEVDGDLILAICALDMKRNKALQDNAFVTTVMNNMGLDIAMEKAGIKLYKANVGDRYVIAEMEKRNLNLGGEQSGHIIFKDYTTTGDGMITALQVLRIMKTKKMTLSALCSCMQKLPQILMNIKVKSKKPFESVPDIKKEMETTTKELGNKGRLLLRYSGTQNIARIMLEGEDIESINTMAERLAVLIKTNLG
- the cdaA gene encoding diadenylate cyclase CdaA; translation: MLNFISFYYKPIIEISVMTVVFYFIFLLLRQTRAIQLLKGIIILVFIFFIAQKLGLTTISWLLTKVFTFFILACLIIFQPELRKILAQLGKRPFFAPYIIEEEVIDKLASTITSLSQKKIGAIIAIERSTGLRNYIDTGVSVDAEITTDLLNTIFMPTTPLHDGAVIIQKNRIAAASCLLPLSEKTDITRGLGTRHRAAIGLTEETDALVLTISEETGIISMAFEDKLTRNIDESFLKRKLKELLITGKKKG
- a CDS encoding CdaR family protein, whose amino-acid sequence is MSHILKKLLLNNFWTKFAAFLLSLLIWFYVAGEENIEVVKDIPISISLYNDFVITNSSADIVTITLIGPRETINDIDFSEIVAKKDLSNITTPGNSTFTLLPQNINIPQNTRLTKIQPSEITVRIDKLINKELIVEPVVENQPSSGFAIEEVIANPTIVKIRGPQSILKAMSKINTSPIDLTGRNNSFSQKTKTEPILGEFTYNGFVDVSIYIKELSKQKEFKNVSIRIMQSPTDRYFVKLVPDRAEITITGSDALVPKIEAKDIVCYIDIENVKEGDYELPIQTRMPKGITLLKLKPVNVKVSIKGEPIPVKTIEEVL
- a CDS encoding pyridoxine 5'-phosphate synthase; this encodes MIKLGINIDHIATIREARKTYEPDPIAAAGICERAGADGITVHLREDRRHIQDRDLAILKETVNTKLNLEMAAVDSIIKLAMKTKPDQCTLVPEKRQEVTTEGGLNVDSNLSTITNAVKKLQSKNIVVSLFIDPDPKQIIASAKTGAQYIEIHTGAYARARQEEDIAKEIENIICGIDIANDNGLRINAGHGLHYHNVQMLASIPDFEEFNIGHSIISRAVFDGLSQAVKDMKRLLI